One region of Endozoicomonas sp. Mp262 genomic DNA includes:
- a CDS encoding ABC transporter permease translates to MNIALLAWKSLKNRKTTAILTILSIAVSVALLLGVERIRVEAKNSFTSTLSGTDLIVGARSSPINLLLYSVFHIGNATNNVSWQTYQELNSDPAVAWSIPISLGDSHRGFRVVGTDSLMFKRFRYADGRLLEFSEGRAFSGLYDAVIGSEVAAKLNYQLNQKIILSHGIEKKSLQDHTDKPFQISGILERTGTPIDRAILVSLEGIEALHIDWANGAPPIPGFSVSATKAEAMNLKPASITAWFVGLKSKIAVFSYQRKVNDYRDEALTAILPGVVLQDLWRLIGSAEKALLAVSIMVIIAGLIGMLTTVLTSLNERRREMAILRSVGARPGHIFLLMITESIIYGAAGTLLGFSLVYGLQAVLHPVLESQLGLHLSLAWPGVFEWILATLVLISSTILGAIPAWRAYKTSLADGLTIKL, encoded by the coding sequence ATGAACATTGCTTTATTAGCCTGGAAGAGCCTGAAAAACCGTAAGACAACAGCAATACTCACCATTCTCTCTATTGCTGTCAGTGTAGCGCTTCTCTTAGGCGTGGAACGGATACGGGTAGAGGCAAAGAACAGCTTTACCAGTACATTGTCTGGTACAGATCTAATTGTTGGAGCCCGTAGCAGTCCCATCAACCTTTTACTTTACTCCGTCTTTCATATCGGTAATGCCACCAATAATGTTTCCTGGCAAACCTATCAGGAATTAAACAGTGATCCGGCGGTAGCATGGAGCATCCCCATCTCCCTGGGCGACTCTCACCGCGGCTTTCGGGTTGTGGGTACGGATAGCCTTATGTTCAAGAGATTCAGGTATGCTGATGGGCGGTTACTGGAATTTTCTGAGGGACGAGCCTTCAGTGGCTTATATGATGCCGTCATAGGTTCAGAAGTGGCAGCAAAACTGAATTACCAGTTAAACCAGAAAATTATTCTAAGTCATGGTATCGAGAAAAAAAGCCTGCAGGATCATACCGACAAACCCTTTCAAATCTCAGGCATTCTGGAAAGAACCGGTACACCTATAGACAGGGCTATTCTGGTATCACTGGAAGGCATTGAAGCACTCCATATTGACTGGGCTAACGGTGCACCTCCCATACCGGGCTTTTCGGTTTCAGCAACCAAGGCGGAAGCCATGAACCTTAAGCCTGCCAGCATTACCGCCTGGTTTGTGGGCTTAAAGTCAAAAATCGCGGTCTTTAGCTATCAACGAAAGGTTAACGACTATCGCGACGAGGCCCTAACAGCCATATTGCCAGGTGTTGTGCTTCAGGATTTGTGGCGACTTATCGGTTCTGCTGAAAAGGCTCTGCTGGCAGTATCCATTATGGTGATCATTGCAGGATTAATTGGCATGTTAACCACAGTGCTGACTTCCTTAAATGAACGTCGCCGGGAAATGGCCATCTTACGATCTGTGGGAGCCCGGCCGGGTCATATCTTCCTGCTGATGATAACCGAGTCAATTATTTATGGTGCTGCTGGCACCTTGCTGGGCTTTTCATTAGTCTACGGTCTACAGGCTGTGTTACACCCGGTACTTGAAAGTCAACTGGGCCTGCACTTAAGCCTGGCCTGGCCTGGTGTCTTTGAGTGGATTCTAGCCACCCTGGTCTTGATAAGTTCCACAATATTAGGGGCTATTCCAGCCTGGCGAGCCTATAAAACGTCACTGGCTGACGGTTTGACAATAAAACTCTAA
- a CDS encoding DUF3299 domain-containing protein, producing MTLQTRLLAVLMTACLSTQLFAEAKTEKVPAPSQSAPSKQPKPAPPSPKDKQSAIKEISWDNLMPPPDQKVVDRYQAGNMEYDEVIAYLDKLGQQTVTEMNNVYGKLPGYLVPLNMDKSQIATELLLVPTLGACIHVPPPPPNQIVYISYKQGIKVTEAGFTPYWIYGTLAVEKKTSEFSEVLYSMQVDKIIEYQ from the coding sequence ATGACCCTACAAACCAGGTTATTGGCAGTATTAATGACTGCCTGTCTATCTACGCAGTTATTTGCAGAAGCAAAGACAGAAAAAGTGCCGGCGCCCTCCCAATCAGCGCCTTCTAAACAGCCTAAACCAGCGCCACCTTCTCCTAAAGATAAGCAATCTGCCATTAAGGAAATAAGCTGGGATAACCTGATGCCTCCCCCTGACCAAAAAGTAGTGGATCGCTATCAGGCCGGTAACATGGAATATGATGAAGTAATCGCCTATCTGGATAAGCTGGGTCAACAGACAGTCACCGAGATGAACAATGTCTATGGCAAACTGCCTGGGTATCTGGTTCCCCTCAATATGGATAAAAGCCAGATAGCCACAGAGCTGTTACTAGTGCCAACCCTTGGTGCCTGTATTCATGTGCCCCCCCCACCTCCAAACCAGATTGTCTATATATCCTACAAACAAGGCATCAAGGTCACCGAGGCAGGTTTCACTCCCTACTGGATCTATGGCACATTGGCAGTGGAGAAAAAAACATCCGAATTCTCGGAAGTGCTTTATAGTATGCAGGTAGATAAAATTATTGAATATCAGTGA
- a CDS encoding molybdopterin-dependent oxidoreductase has product MKNLLNRALLSPLKRRNFMKWGAAAGSAAVVASSALPLKAMASSVNKVKAGNDTGDSKTSWSACMVNCGSRCPVQVHTEDGVITHVESDNRGPDIYGDHQIRACLRGRSIRRRVYNPDRLRYPMKRVGKRGEGRFERISWDEALDTIAKQLKHTIDTYGNEAIYYQYGSGTQGYKTDGPYASKRLLNMLGGYLGYYGTYSWGQITCAMPYTYGTGKPAAFGSYTSEISNAKLLVMFGYNPAETRMSGGGEIYEHINAVKGSNVRTIIIDPRYTDTNLGKEDEWIPIRPGTDAALVEAIAWVLINEKLVDEPFLEQFCVGYDEKTLPEQAPKNGHYKAHILGQGSDGIEKTPQWAARITGIPSNKIIQLAREIGTAKPAYIIQGTGIQRQANGEQACRAIAMLPILTGNIGLPGTNTAEMPANYGYPVKTLPIGSNSVKASIPFFKWTDAIHRHHEMTSKTDGVKGVDRLKSPIKFIWNYASNVTVNQHSQINRTKEILGDDSQCEFILVMDNHMTPTARFADILLPDITTIENHEIASNGYASGSLGAVIPLEPAIERLYECRSAYEVCTGLARRLGIEEQYTEGRTHEQWVSYLYGLLREEDKELPSLEQLRKDGPFKRPAPKKGRIALEDFRKNPEASPLGTPSGKIEIYSDQLATIAQEWILPEGDVITPIPQYVTTWESHLDPLTKKYPLQLISYHTKGRVHSTYHNVAVLREAVTDAVWVNPLDAQTRGIKDGDLLKVWNDRGETRVAAKVTPRIMPGVVALAEGAWYTPGRDGVDRGGCVNVLTTQRNTPLSKGNPMYTNLVELAPA; this is encoded by the coding sequence ATGAAGAATTTGCTCAATCGGGCACTTCTGTCTCCATTGAAACGGAGAAACTTTATGAAGTGGGGGGCTGCCGCAGGCAGTGCCGCCGTTGTTGCCAGTAGTGCCCTTCCTCTTAAGGCTATGGCCTCTTCAGTGAATAAGGTCAAGGCTGGAAATGATACCGGTGACAGCAAAACTTCCTGGTCTGCCTGTATGGTTAACTGCGGCAGTCGTTGCCCTGTTCAGGTGCATACTGAAGACGGTGTGATTACCCATGTGGAGTCTGATAACCGTGGCCCTGATATTTACGGTGACCACCAGATCAGGGCCTGCCTGCGTGGTAGATCAATCCGACGTCGTGTTTATAACCCTGACCGTCTTCGTTACCCAATGAAACGGGTCGGTAAGCGTGGGGAAGGACGGTTTGAGCGTATCAGCTGGGATGAGGCGCTGGACACGATTGCTAAACAGCTTAAACACACTATTGATACTTATGGTAATGAAGCAATTTATTATCAGTATGGTAGTGGCACCCAGGGCTATAAAACTGATGGCCCCTATGCGTCAAAACGACTGTTGAATATGCTGGGTGGTTACCTTGGCTACTATGGAACGTATAGCTGGGGACAAATAACCTGTGCGATGCCGTATACCTATGGTACTGGTAAGCCAGCGGCCTTTGGAAGCTATACCAGTGAAATAAGCAATGCCAAGCTATTGGTGATGTTTGGCTATAATCCAGCAGAAACAAGGATGAGTGGTGGCGGTGAAATCTACGAGCATATTAATGCAGTTAAAGGAAGTAATGTTCGCACCATTATTATTGATCCACGCTATACGGATACCAATCTGGGGAAAGAGGATGAGTGGATTCCTATCCGACCTGGAACGGATGCTGCCCTTGTAGAAGCAATTGCCTGGGTGCTGATCAATGAAAAGCTGGTGGATGAGCCGTTTCTTGAGCAGTTCTGTGTTGGTTATGATGAAAAAACCTTACCGGAACAGGCACCGAAAAATGGTCACTATAAGGCCCATATTCTTGGACAGGGTTCTGATGGTATTGAAAAAACACCACAGTGGGCTGCCAGGATTACAGGTATTCCCTCCAATAAAATTATTCAGCTTGCCCGCGAGATAGGCACAGCCAAGCCAGCTTATATTATTCAGGGAACAGGTATACAACGTCAGGCTAATGGCGAGCAGGCCTGTCGAGCTATCGCCATGCTGCCGATTTTAACCGGAAATATTGGCCTGCCAGGTACCAATACCGCTGAAATGCCAGCTAACTATGGCTACCCTGTCAAGACGCTACCCATTGGCTCAAATTCTGTTAAGGCGTCTATTCCTTTCTTTAAATGGACAGATGCTATCCATCGTCATCATGAGATGACTTCAAAAACGGATGGGGTAAAGGGTGTTGATCGCCTGAAGTCTCCTATCAAGTTTATCTGGAATTACGCAAGTAATGTAACTGTCAATCAGCATTCACAGATAAATCGAACTAAAGAAATCCTGGGTGATGACAGCCAGTGTGAGTTTATTTTGGTGATGGATAACCATATGACTCCAACAGCCCGGTTTGCTGATATTTTATTGCCGGATATCACCACCATTGAGAATCATGAAATTGCCAGCAATGGTTATGCCTCTGGTAGCCTTGGTGCCGTGATTCCACTGGAACCAGCCATTGAGAGACTGTATGAGTGTCGTAGTGCCTATGAGGTCTGTACTGGACTGGCCAGGCGTTTGGGTATTGAAGAACAATATACTGAAGGCCGCACTCATGAACAGTGGGTTTCTTATTTATATGGTTTGCTTCGTGAAGAAGATAAAGAACTGCCATCTCTTGAACAGTTAAGAAAAGATGGACCTTTTAAACGCCCAGCGCCTAAAAAAGGCCGGATTGCCCTGGAAGACTTCAGAAAGAATCCTGAAGCCAGCCCTTTGGGAACACCTTCAGGGAAAATTGAAATTTATTCTGATCAGCTGGCCACTATTGCCCAGGAGTGGATACTGCCTGAAGGGGATGTTATCACGCCCATTCCACAATATGTGACCACTTGGGAAAGTCATCTCGATCCGTTAACGAAAAAGTATCCGCTGCAGCTAATCAGTTATCACACTAAAGGGCGTGTCCACTCAACTTATCACAATGTTGCAGTACTGCGTGAGGCTGTTACTGATGCGGTATGGGTAAATCCACTGGATGCCCAAACCCGGGGTATCAAGGATGGTGATTTGTTGAAGGTCTGGAATGATCGGGGCGAAACGCGTGTTGCTGCCAAGGTGACACCCAGAATCATGCCTGGTGTTGTGGCGCTTGCTGAAGGCGCTTGGTACACCCCGGGGCGTGATGGTGTTGATCGTGGAGGTTGTGTCAATGTGCTTACAACCCAGCGGAATACACCGCTATCCAAGGGTAATCCCATGTACACCAACCTTGTTGAACTGGCTCCAGCCTGA
- a CDS encoding DUF2796 domain-containing protein, translating into MRYSPALIAGALSLALILPNTHAEQRHHEAHVHGQGQLNLAIDDSQVYMELKLPAHDLLGFESINNKAQQQALDQALLQLKSPSLWSFPQQAQCLLTVADASSNKHQHDDHEDHHSEHHHDSHHSDHHDDEHHDPHHDSHQADSDSSHMDISATYTFKCNNTKAINALSTNLFKQFERSELIKVQAITGNGQYSKTLSRTAPKVTF; encoded by the coding sequence ATGCGCTACAGTCCGGCTCTTATTGCAGGTGCCCTTTCTTTGGCTCTTATTCTTCCAAATACCCATGCAGAACAACGCCATCATGAAGCCCATGTACATGGGCAAGGACAGTTGAATCTGGCAATAGACGACAGCCAGGTATATATGGAACTCAAGCTTCCTGCCCATGACCTGTTAGGTTTTGAGAGTATTAACAACAAAGCTCAGCAGCAGGCTCTTGACCAGGCATTGCTCCAGTTAAAATCGCCATCACTGTGGTCATTTCCTCAACAGGCTCAATGCCTGCTCACTGTAGCAGACGCATCCAGCAATAAGCATCAGCATGATGACCATGAGGATCATCACAGCGAGCACCATCACGATAGCCATCATAGCGATCACCATGATGATGAACACCATGACCCTCATCATGACAGCCATCAGGCAGATAGCGACAGCAGCCATATGGACATATCTGCCACTTACACATTTAAATGCAATAACACAAAAGCCATAAACGCCCTATCCACAAACCTCTTTAAGCAGTTTGAACGCAGTGAGTTAATAAAAGTTCAGGCTATAACAGGCAACGGTCAATATTCAAAAACTCTCTCTCGCACTGCACCCAAAGTAACATTCTAA
- a CDS encoding ABC transporter ATP-binding protein, with product MAKTQKVIQLNDIQFSWKSGHPVLTISDLTITAGEKLFIRGPSGSGKTTLLGLIGGVLTPDQGSVNISGTDINRLSPAQRDHFRANHIGFIFQMFNLIPYLSVIENISLPLGFANDRARRINGDTASEAIRLLSAIGLDDKKLIKRPVTELSIGQQQRVAAARALIGQPDILIADEPTSALDTDTRKTFLELLFSECDKAGSTLLFVSHDPTLEAFFDRSIELNVINQAIKGGSQI from the coding sequence ATGGCAAAAACCCAAAAGGTAATCCAGCTGAACGATATTCAGTTCAGCTGGAAGAGTGGTCATCCTGTCCTGACCATTTCCGACCTGACTATAACTGCAGGTGAAAAACTCTTTATAAGGGGTCCCTCCGGATCGGGTAAAACCACATTACTCGGCCTTATTGGAGGCGTACTTACACCTGACCAAGGCTCAGTCAACATTTCAGGAACAGACATCAATAGGCTCAGCCCAGCCCAACGGGACCACTTTCGAGCCAATCATATTGGTTTTATCTTCCAGATGTTTAATCTGATTCCCTACCTTTCAGTCATCGAAAATATTTCACTACCCCTTGGCTTTGCCAATGACAGGGCTCGCAGAATTAACGGTGATACTGCCTCCGAAGCCATTCGCTTGCTTAGCGCTATTGGACTGGATGACAAAAAGCTGATAAAACGCCCCGTCACAGAGCTGAGTATTGGTCAACAACAGCGGGTTGCCGCCGCACGTGCCTTAATTGGCCAACCCGATATATTAATCGCCGATGAACCTACTTCAGCCCTGGATACAGACACCCGAAAAACCTTTCTGGAGCTGCTTTTTTCAGAATGTGATAAAGCTGGCAGCACACTCCTTTTCGTTAGTCATGACCCCACCCTTGAAGCGTTCTTTGATCGCTCGATTGAGCTGAATGTTATCAATCAGGCCATAAAAGGTGGCAGCCAAATATGA